ATTCATACTACTTTAATAAATGGAGAGCAAGCAGATGTGGGGTGTAACATTTTTATCTTCTCCAATACTACCCCTACATGAATAACtgcccttgtttttctttttcctttttttttcatttttgggcTCTAGGTGAACTACCTATTACTTTACCAAtcttatttttctctttgattGTTTAACTACTAGTCTTTCTAAACTATCCAGAATAAACTTTGTAAAAGAGTTGAAGGTTCTTTGAAGCTTGAAATTGTTCATTGGAACCATTGAACTACTCAGCAAGCATCAACTTTCCAAGAAGACAAGAGGACAAACAAACTCAATACATTAGGCAGCTTGAAATTGGAGACTTTACCTTAGGTAACCCATTGCGCAAGCACGGAAAATAAATGTGGCGAACCATCCATTTATGGACAGGCTGCAATCAATAAAGGTTTTAAGCAATAATTATTacaacaaaaatatattaaaatactGGTAAAACTGCATCTGCCAACAACAGAAATGACAAGAATCTAATGTATGAAGAAGAACATTTACAACATCTATCTCCTTTATGAAAGAGTATGAATTACTGAACAGCCCGAGTAACTGCAAACCCCACCAGCAAAGCTGGAACTCAGCTTAAAACACACTCAAACGGCATTTTGTGCAGCCAAAAAAACATAAGCATGCACCACAAGAAATGCAGATACTCTATACAGAAAGTGTAAAAACATACCTCCtaattcaacaaaacaaaatgcaagacaaaaatgaggactTTCTTATACGCTAAACTTTGTGATGCATTATACATGTCATTACATGAAGATACAAACAGAGTCTTCAATCCACCAGGACTGCTATAGATGTGCACACAGAAGGAAAAGgcaaataaagaagaaaaaataacatCCTCAGAAAGGCAAATCTGAAACTAATTCTAGAAGATTACATACCATGTTCCACATTCTCCAATACTAGCAACAGCCACAGCAGGACAACCATTTCAATTGATGGTGGgagaacaaaacaaaatctcTAATTAGTTCTAAGATAATTGGAATGAGAAATGTAAAAGAGGAAAGTAACAGCATAAAGATCATATTTAAGTCTTCTAAAAGTTTACCTCATCTATTGTTTTTGCATTCCACCAATCCTTGTAAAATTCACGATCCCCGAAACACAGTATCTCAGCAAGTATATTTAACCTATATGATGTCACAGAATTATAATCAGAGTCAAGTGCTAGGATAACGATGATTGGCAAACAAACATGGACTCCATCTCCAAAGGAAGAGAGACAATCAAATCATTCCATATCATCTTCTAACCAGTTCTCTGCTTTTGGAATCACATTCATTCTAATCTTCTGTTTCCACCAAAATAGAGTTCAAGGTATGAGCCTTTTTCCGTTTTTGTTTCATGAAAGAAGGATTATGCAAATTCATTCATACTGTCGTTCCTTTCCCAATTTTGCTAATACATACCAACCAGTTTCCACAGCTAAGCctcaaagaaaatggtgaatgaCTCAACATCAAGCTAACACAATCACTTCCATGTGGTAGGATATTTAGTCATTTTCTTATGACAAAGAACATTGATCTTAAATCCAGTAGACTGTCAACCTCCAAAGATTGTGTATCTAATCTCATAATTTTAACTGATAAAGCACCACCTATCTTCTCTATATCTTTCTTCAACTACGTGACTTCATACTGACATCAGGACTACATATGACCAAGGACACCCACCCATGACCCAACCCCTAACCCTCAAATCCCACCCAAAAATACCCATATAAGAATCCTCCTCATACGGCACTGGACTGGACAAAAAGATTGAAATGGGAAAAAGTTCTCTACTAATTTATTAAAGAGAAGATGGCGTACCATAGATGGAAAACACAGTAAAACATGCAGAGCCAAACGTATAAATTTGGAACTGAAAGCTTCAAGACCCTTTCAATCGCATATAGAAGATTTCCTTTCAGAGGATGTTGGGAGTTTTGCACGATTGGATTGATGTACTGCATGATAATATGACTTTGTCAGCTGAGTTTTACACAAGAagaacccaaaaaaagaaaaaaggtaagAACCAAATTTCCCACAAAGAAGACAGAAAATTACCTGCTCTATGATAAATCCCATAAAACCTGTAAAAATTACCAACTTGATGAGTTGAGTCACCACCCAACCTTTCCGAATGTAAGCTGTGCGTGGATAGCTTAGCTGCAAATGACAGTTTCTCGGTATAGACTTatcaaaaaatttcaccacTAAAACCAACAATGCTAGAGTAATTAGGAACTTAATGACTTTATACTGAATAGGAAAAAAATGTTCCCTATAAATAAATGCACACAGGAGAGTTTTCAATTTCCCAATAACATTGTGTAAACCATTGAATACAACCAATATAAATCTTTTGATGAAGCTCACACCTAGCAAAGAAATTTTTCTCTGAAAGTATTTTTTATCAACACATAGCATGGAACATCAACTACCTTAACCagcttttttcaaaattaaataagTCAAGAACCAAACTAATGGAtttgctttcctttttcttctcttttaatTCTTTAACAATGAACTAAATGCCATATCAGATCCTAGTATGAACAATAGCTAAACCAAAATACTTAGGCCAAAAGTAATTTGCACACATTCAACCTAGCAGCAGCTTACAAGATAGAATATAATCTCAATCTCTCCTAAGCCGCATGTTTAACCTTCAAAGAAGAAACCCAAAATTAGGTAATAGTGGCTAACAAACCCATTGTTACTTGATTGCCTCTACGGTTGAGAAGGATTACTTACGGAAAATTTATAAAGGTTGACAATAAATTGAAAGCATCTCTGAAAACACACAAAAATTGACCACAACATTCTCCATTGCCTCTGTGGATGAGAAGTTTGCAGTTTGTACTAAATAATTGGCAAACTTGAGATGGTGAGCAGTACATCCATTGGAAGTTTAGGCTCCATTTCCATTATTGATTGAAGCATAATCTGCATTAGTATCCTAGAACCAAAATAGGCCAACAAAACCTCCCACTGTTTTGTAGGTGATCACTTGTATATGCATAACATATATTGGAAGATAGACTTCGCTGAGTTGTAGgtagaattttaaaaaaattaactatAATGACACAAGATGACACCTTTCCAGAACAAAGATTACAAGTTTTGCATACCCCATCACACATCATAATCCTAACCATATTCACATCAACAACCGAGAGCTCCTCACTGGCACATTACAAAATAGAGGTCATGATCACAAAACAATAATGTGGCGAAATTGTCTCTGTAGAAACATCATGAATGAAGACATTCCAGACTTCAGAGGTTAATTCAAGTCCATATGCTCCTAAAAATCTCAATAGAATACCAACAGGAGATAAAATGTTAAAATAAATTAGACAGGGCTAGAGCATGTTTACCTGGTAACATAATGTTGGAGCAACCATGAAGTATGCCAAACTCTTAAAGCTCACATCATAGCTGAAATCCGTATTCAAATAGTTGGGCAAGACTTCCCCCTATCATTAGAAAAGGAGCTTAAAAGAACTGGCTTATGCTTTCTAAAAATGTCAGACTCAAGAACTTGGCGCAAAACACATTTATTTTGCACCTTCAAGTTTTCAGGAGTCCTCTAATTAGGAATAAAAAATCAGTAGGTAAATTTCTACACTATTGACAAAATGGCCCAAAAAGTTAAAAGTTATCTGGAGAATAATTACATACAAAATGTCCATCCACAAATTTTAAATTAACTTCTGAAAGCACAAAACAGACGCAAGATGTGCAGaagtgaaagaaagaaagcataAAATAATATATGATATGCCAAGAAAGAATTTCTTAAGCTTCACCACCAAATTTCCCACCACATAGGGTCTGACATTATCCATGGAAATATTGACAAAATGACTCGACAAAAGTTGATAATCAACCAACAGAAAAGAGTGTGTTCTTCATACCTTCTCGAGTGACTTTGCAACTGCTCTCATGTCATAATTGGTATGCGCATAGGATATCAATTTTAACCACACAACGCAGGCACACAACATCAAGTTCACGCCCGAGAGAACAACAGAATCACACCTGAGCATTTCAAACCTCTGATTAATATTTCACGACTAAAATTGCGACAAACAAATGCCCAGTTTGACATGGTATTCCCATCTCCCATGTTAACAAGTAATGCCACAAAGTATATATTGCAGTAAAAAGAAACATCTGAGTCATTTTCCATATTTTATGCTTCTTGTGTTTCCACCTCCATGATGAAGATGACAGACGAGAGTAGAGCAAAAAGTTGCAACCAAGGCTATTCAACCTAATATTGATTTCAagactaataaaaaaaaaggaaaagaaatcacaTTTTAGTTGTCAAAACCTGACATACATTTTTCATAATTAATCAGAGATCAACTTGTGTGCAAGTCTTGACACATTCAGTAATTCATTTTAGaacttaagaaaaaaaaatttattgtcaCTGCTCTTAAACATATCTCACAACTATCCAAAACGGTAATGCAAAATGTATAAAAGCAGTTCTacatcatttttctttgaacTTGCATGGTGGACCTGATGGAAATAAAGAACCACACACAGTCACAATGCTATAAGTTGATAACAAACCTTAGAATGACAACAACAGGATACAGAATCGCAGTTGTACTTATTATGATATGTAGAATGACAACCACCTGCAAAATTTAGCCCATGTCTTTCAATGTcaggatgaaaaagaaaaaaaaggagaaagcaAAAATAACAAACAACTACATTCATACAAAATCCAGATACATACCATTTACAAATACCTAGTGATGATCCAACATAAAATAGAAATTGAAACTTACCGGTTCAGAAATGTACTTTTTCTGCaccaatttttcaacaaaaaatgACGCAAGCGGGAAAACAAGAAGACTGAGACTGCAAGATACCAGAAAAGGAAATAAGTATTTAGGCTCACATATGTAACCCAAAAAAACCAACCTTAACTCTTTGCCGTTCTAGTGTTTGGAATTGGCAAGGAGGAGActaacaaaagcaaaaaaagagaGTCAGGGGGTAAAGTTACCAGCACATGAGAAGAGGCCAATCCCCCAGTGATCTCGAACTAAACCAAAAACCTGACTTAATTAACCACCCATACTGTAAAGATATTAAGAACGCAGTCAATATGGTATGAATATAACCCAAAACTCTCAAATAGATGGCAGGCCAGAATATACAAGCTAGTGCTAAATTAGTACTGCTTAATAAACATCTGTTGTTGCTACATGGTAGAATGCAATAAAGTCTGCACTGAGGACTGCTAATGTGCTTCATATGTGTCAGAAAAAATGTAACGTTAATTAACAAGCATAACTGCCAGAAGTAGTCACACACCTTCATCAAATTTTCAATAATAAGCCGGCCGTTTACCGCAACAAGTACCACAATACAGAGATTGAAAAGACCCGCATGGCTCTGAAACAAAAATTGCAATGAGTGCCCTGCACTACAACATTCTACTGAAAACTTTACGGAAAAGAAAAGGTTtcagaaaaaaatcaaatagttaaaaaaaaagattaaccgCTGCATAGAATTCAAATACTCAAATTTCAAGCCATAAGCGCCAAATCAATAAAACCTGTGAATTCTGTACACAGAGCTCAACACTAGTATACTTTACGTATCAC
The Coffea arabica cultivar ET-39 chromosome 6c, Coffea Arabica ET-39 HiFi, whole genome shotgun sequence genome window above contains:
- the LOC113694047 gene encoding diacylglycerol O-acyltransferase 1A-like; its protein translation is MAFMESPEVVVAATATTTISSAENREENSNYDRSGSLRRRTASSVVVEAVAVAAAAAKDVVKESESDSDLDSSSKGNSTDDYEERSRSKLVYGSSGGVELVRELSNAKDDKDKVGSGEGRGGGGGSGGGVESSSSSSWKFAYRPSAPAHRRIKESPLSSDAIFKQSHAGLFNLCIVVLVAVNGRLIIENLMKYGWLIKSGFWFSSRSLGDWPLLMCCLSLLVFPLASFFVEKLVQKKYISEPVVVILHIIISTTAILYPVVVILRCDSVVLSGVNLMLCACVVWLKLISYAHTNYDMRAVAKSLEKGEVLPNYLNTDFSYDVSFKSLAYFMVAPTLCYQLSYPRTAYIRKGWVVTQLIKLVIFTGFMGFIIEQYINPIVQNSQHPLKGNLLYAIERVLKLSVPNLYVWLCMFYCVFHLWLNILAEILCFGDREFYKDWWNAKTIDEYWRMWNMPVHKWMVRHIYFPCLRNGLPKGVAIIIVFLVSAIFHELCIAVPCHIFKFWAFIGIMFQVPLVVLTNFLQAKFKNSMVGNMIFWCFFCILGQPMCVLLYYHDLMNRKGDSTYVT